From the Colletotrichum lupini chromosome 10, complete sequence genome, one window contains:
- a CDS encoding glycosyl hydrolase family 2, whose protein sequence is MTSLIWYELSKGWTFKQQDDASEEAWLPVPSIPSQVHVALLANKKIPDPFLDMNELAVQWVAEKTWIYRLAFPTPPDFTTPASEAEAEVPGTTAVTDLVFEGLDNFATITLNGTQILTSDNMFLSHRVNVTQHLKTDGDRANLLEIVFDSALLRGRQLVEDHAHEHRFIARQTEQGRIPVRKAQYHWGWDWGPILVTAGIWKPVYLERYVARIDDVWVKSEVSPDLGSVSGQVIVKTQGSGADEVAVVFRLGDEVVLEKRMVVAEDGTAKADFQLEQPKLWYPLNNGPQTLYTITTTLHHAPDVSNQGQLLAAHTQRTGFRRAQLIQEPDALGRSFYFRINNTDVFAGGSCWIPADSFHAAIPPSRYRAWAAQLVASNQNMLRIWGGGVYESSVLMEACDELGVLVWHDFCFACGSYPTYPSFLASVEAEARQNLARLRRHPSIVIWAGNNEDYQVQERYKLEYRFEEDKDPESWLRSGFPARYLYEYLLPKIVEEESPHAVYHPSSPWGDGKPTADPTVGDIHQWNIWHGAMNKYQESHLLTGRFVSEFGMEGYPHLTTTTAMLTSTAQRRPGSMALDFRNKAYDHERRMMTYIVENFRVRYDLEWFTYLTQLMQAETMTFAYKAWRRDWGTPGKRGCGGALVWQLNDCWPTVSWAIVDYWLVRKPAFYAIGRALKGVDVGVGRRVDEWTKCHADPTLAARGTEFDVWIASAKTDAVARELVVRFISIETGEEIRDRIEKKVVAEGNATTEVIEKHKIEALREKLGDASVPFHPEEDDPFVIHATLFVDGNAVAEDTAWPQPLKYIDFSDRRVRVEVRDGKLVVSAERPVKGFIIQEERWMKLSDNGFDVVPGEERVVCVEGYDVQKLRWTYLGAPEASLGLSA, encoded by the exons ATGACATCCCTCATCTGGTATGAGCTCAGCAAAGGCTGGACGTTCAAACAGCAAGATGACGCCTCGGAGGAGGCATGGCTCCCTGTGCCTAGTATTCCCAGCCAAGTCCACGTCGCTCTGCTGGCAAACAAGAA AATCCCAGACCCCTTCCTGGACATGAACGAACTCGCCGTCCAATGGGTCGCGGAAAAGACCTGGATCTACCGCCTCGCCTTCCCAACACCGCCAGACTTCACCACGCCCGCATCAGAAGCAGAAGCAGAAGTACCGGGCACGACAGCAGTAACAGACCTCGTCTTCGAAGGCCTAGACAATTTTGCAACCATCACCCTCAACGGCACACAGATCCTCACCTCGGACAACATGTTCCTCTCCCACCGCGTAAACGTCACGCAGCACCTCAAGACAGACGGTGACCGCGCCAACCTCTTGGAAATCGTCTTCGACTCGGCCCTCCTCCGCGGGAGACAGCTCGTCGAGGACCACGCGCACGAGCACCGTTTCATCGCCCGGCAGACGGAGCAGGGCCGGATCCCCGTCCGGAAAGCGCAGTATCACTGGGGCTGGGACTGGGGTCCGATCCTCGTTACCGCGGGGATCTGGAAGCCTGTGTACTTGGAGCGGTATGTTGCGCGGATCGATGATGTTTGGGTCAAGAGCGAGGTGAGCCCGGATTTGGGGAGCGTGTCGGGGCAGGTTATCGTCAAGACCCAGGGGTCCGGCGCGGATGAGGTCGCGGTGGTGTTTAGGCTCGGAGACGAGGTTGTTTTGGAGAAGCGTATGGTCGTTGCGGAGGACGGGACGGCAAAGGCAGACTTTCAGCTTGAGCAGCCGAAGCTGTGGTATCCCCTCAACAACGGCCCGCAGACGCTCTACACAATCACGACGACCCTCCACCACGCCCCAGACGTCTCAAATCAAGGGCAACTGCTAGCAGCACACACCCAAAGAACAGGCTTCCGCCGCGCGCAACTCATCCAAGAACCCGACGCCCTCGGCAGATCCTTCTACTTCCGCATCAACAACACCGACGTCTTCGCCGGCGGCTCCTGCTGGATCCCGGCAGACAGCTTCCACGCGGCTATCCCGCCCTCGCGGTACCGCGCCTGGGCCGCGCAGCTCGTCGCCTCGAACCAGAACATGTTGAGGATATGGGGCGGCGGCGTCTACGAGTCTTCGGTGTTGATGGAGGCGTGCGACGAGCTGGGCGTGCTAGTCTGGCACGATTTCTGCTTCGCGTGCGGGAGTTACCCGACGTACCCTAGTTTCCTGGCCAGCGTCGAGGCGGAGGCGCGGCAGAATTTGGCGAGGTTGAGGCGCCATCCTAGTATCGTGATTTGGGCGGGGAATAACGAGGACTATCAGGTGCAGGAGAGGTACAAGCTCGAGTATCGGTTCGAGGAGGATAAGGACCCGGAGTCGTGGTTGAGGTCCGGGTTTCCGGCGAGGTATTTGTACGAGTATTTGTTGCCCAAGATTGTGGAGGAGGAGAGCCCGCATGCGGTGTACCATCCGAGTAGTCCGTGGGGTGATGGGAAGCCTACGGCTGATCCGACGGTTGGAGATATCCATCAGTGGAATA TCTGGCACGGCGCAATGAACAAATACCAAGAATCCCACCTCTTGACCGGCCGCTTCGTCTCCGAGTTCGGCATGGAAGGCTACCCGCACctgaccaccaccaccgcaatGCTCACCTCGACCGCCCAGCGCCGCCCGGGCTCCATGGCTCTCGACTTCCGCAACAAAGCCTACGACCACGAGCGGCGGATGATGACGTACATTGTCGAGAACTTCCGCGTCCGCTACGACCTCGAATGGTTCACATACCTCACGCAGCTGATGCAGGCCGAGACCATGACTTTCGCGTACAAGGCCTGGCGGCGGGATTGGGGCACGCCCGGGAAGAGGGGGTGCGGCGGCGCGCTGGTGTGGCAGCTGAATGATTGCTGGCCGACGGTGAGCTGGGCGATTGTGGATTACTGGCTTGTGAGGAAGCCTGCTTTTTATGCGATTGGGAGGGCGTTGAAGGGGGTTGATGTCGGGGTTGGGAGGAGGGTTGACGAGTGGACGAAGTGTCATGCTGATCCGACGCTCGCGGCGAGGGGCACGGAGTTTGACGTGTGGATTGCGAGTGCGAAGACTGATGCTGTTGCCAGGGAGCTTGTGGTGAGGTTCATATCTATTGAGACGGGTGAGGAGATTAGAGACAGGATTGAGAAGAAGGTTGTTGCGGAGGGGAACGCCACAACGGAGGTTATTGAGAAGCATAAGATTGAGGCCTTGAGGGAGAAGTTGGGGGATGCGAGTGTACCATTTCATCCAGAGGAGGATGATCCGTTCGTTATCCATGCGACGCTGTTTGTTGATGGGAATGCTGTGGCGGAAGATACGGCGTGGCCGCAGCCGTTGAAGTATATCGACTTTTCGGACCGCAGGGTGCGTGTGGAGGTGAGGGATGGGAAGCTGGTTGTCTCTGCAGAGAGGCCGGTCAAGGGGTTTATTATTCAGGAAGAGCGCTGGATGAAGCTGAGTGATAATGGGTTCGATGTGGTGCCGGGTGAGGAAAGGGTCGTGTGTGTAGAGGGTTACGATGTGCAGAAGTTGCGGTGGACGTATTTGGGCGCACCCGAGGCGTCTTTGGGGCTGTCTGCATAG
- a CDS encoding HORMA domain-containing protein encodes MSSSSRPPDSASAPPVAIPRPQANTILTSFTTFLTLTIHTILYYRRLYPQQTFLMTKAHNLPVPQSRHPALCEWINSALAAIQDQLALGTVSKVCVVIHAAETMAVVERWVFDVTNFPVWATGKGKEKLGQAQRFQRREEDDDDGSVNWVDVNEAYRGALRRLAYAAEMKGPLPEGCTFTMAVELRDEAPAPIGHPQPWIPSEPSLQPASKMNPVSGPSIGGASTTPLRSVEAGPLFFECWIEESRPPTSPPSTQDSYFS; translated from the exons ATGTCTTCCAGTTCTAGGCCACCAGACTCGGCTTCCGCACCACCAGTGGCTATCCCACGGCCGCAGGCAAACACTATCCTAACTTCGTTTACAACATTCCTCACACTCACGATACATACGATACTGTACTACAGGCGCCTTTACCCACAACAGACCTTTCTCATGACCAAAGCCCATAACCTGCCAGTACCCCAGTCCCGCCATCCAGCCCTCTGCGAATGGATCAACTCGGCACTGGCTGCGATACAGGACCAGCTTGCACTTGGCACCGTCTCAAAAGTCTGTGTTGTTATTCATGCCGCAGAGACGATGGCTGTCGTCGAGAGATGGGTCTTTGACGTCACCAACTTCCCGGTCTGGGCTACGGGCAAGGGCAAGGAGAAGCTCGGCCAGGCACAGAGGTTCCAGCGACGTGAGGAAGACGACGATGACGGCTCGGTGAACTGGGTTGATGTGAACGAGGCGTACAGAGGAGCCCTCAGACGTCTAGCCTATGCTGCCGAGATGAAGGGGCCATTGCCAGAGGGATGTACCTTTACCATGGCCGTGGAACTACGAGACGAAGCGCCCGCGCCGATAGGG CACCCTCAACCTTGGATTCCTTCTGAACCCTCGCTTCAGCCCGCCTCGAAGATGAACCCGGTATCAGGCCCAAGCATCGGAGGGGCCTCTACCACACCACTTCGCTCCGTCGAAGCTGGTCCACTCTTCTTCGAGTGTTGGATCGAAGAAAGCAGGCCTCCAACTTCGCCACCTTCTACTCAAGATTCTTACTTTTCATGA
- a CDS encoding major facilitator superfamily transporter produces the protein MGVPEQTPIPVVAQLPPAQQRRINSGSEGVLTPIASNPKDDIDPKDERAFLWRLDLFFLTIGFLGYIYIDQTNISNAYVSGMKEDLNLLGNELNYFTTFFNIGYMIMLYPSCIIISHFGPSKWLPACELIWGILTCCLSLVTSAKQVYGLRFLIGFFEGTAWPGYFTLISQWYMPHEVALRMSLYNIAQPAGAMLSCAMQGALSTNFEGLHGRSGWRWAFIINGVCTIAVALAAFFILPGYPERPNPLAKFYLKPKHIEIALARARRVGRKPQIGITIKSFVRCFSFWQLWAFAIAWPIGGNFTPASYFNLWLKSLKNADGSVKYSVAMLNYLPIIGQAVQLVAELLFSGLSDYFGVRLPFLLLHSVIILNLQTSSCLANITQVINITSQIILIIRPSNQQAYMAGWYMNYIGAVSTMLLCSWASAHLQGEPEVRTVLFASGTVLAYIMSAFIPIAAFPASEAPHWRIGAKLYLAFALVSAVIFVGIHFAFKWEEKKKAKEAVKEESTGEPDNAHSGVKSVDIGENDSAVAGNEGFGKFQDKP, from the exons ATGGGCGTTCCAGAGCAAACCCCAATCCCAGTCGTGGCTCAGCTGCCACCGGCTCAGCAAAGACGCATCAACTCTGGATCCGAAGGTGTTCTTACCCCGATCGCGAGCAATCCAAAGGATGATATTGATCCCAAAGACGAGAGGGCTTTC CTTTGGCGCCTGGACTTGTTCTTCCTGACAATTGGTTTCTTGGGTTACAT ATACATTGATCAGACAAATATC AGCAATGCATATGTGTCAGGAATGAAGGAGGACCTCAATCTTCTGGGGAATGAGCTCAACTATTTTACTACGTTCTTCAA CATCGGGTACATGATTATGCTGTATCCCTCATGCATCATCATATCCCACTTTGGCCCCTCGAAATGGCTGCCAGCATGTGAA CTCATCTGGGGCATCCTCACCTGCTGCCTCTCACTTGTCACCAGCGCGAAACAG GTCTACGGCCTTCGTTTCCTCATCGGCTTCTTTGAGGGCACAGCTTGGCCAGGCTACTTTACCCTCATCAGCCAGTGGTACATGCCCCACGAGGTCGCCCTACGCATGAGTCTGTACAACATTGCTCAGCCGGCCGGGGCGATGCTTTCGTGCGCGATGCAAGGGGCGCTTTCAACAAATTTTGAGGGTCTACATGGACGTTCTGGCTGGCGCTGGGCATTCATCATCAAT GGTGTTTGTACCATAGCCGTAGCTCTTGCTGCGTTCTTCATTCTTCCCGGCTAC CCCGAACGCCCAAATCCCCTGGCAAAGTTCTACTTGAAGCCGAAGCATATTGAGATTGCCCTTGCCCGTGCTCGCAGGGTCGGTCGCAAGCCACAAATTGGCATCACGATAAAGTCTTTCGTGCGATGTTTCAGCTTCTGGCAACTTTGGGCATTTGCTA TCGCGTGGCCCATTGGCGGTAATTTTACGCCAGCCAGTTACTTCAACTTGTGGCTCAAGTCTTTGAAGAACGCAGATGGATCGGtcaaata CTCTGTTGCCATGCTCAACTACTTGCCCATCATCGGCCAAGCCGTCCAACTCGTAGCAGAGCTGCTCTTCAGTGGCCTCAGCGACTACTTTGGAGTTCGACTGCCATTCTTACTTCTGCATTCGGTAATTATCTTGAATCTTCAGACTTCATCCTGCTTGGCTAATATCACGCAGGTCATCAACATCACTTCACAGATCATCCTCATCATAAGACCCAGTAATCAACAAGCCTATATGGCCGGCTGGTACATGAACTACATCGGAGC TGTCTCCACGATGCTGCTATGCTCCTGGGCATCAGCCCACCTCCAAGGCGAGCCCGAGGTGCGCACCGTCCTCTTCGCCAGCGGAACTGTCCTCGCCTACATCATGAGCGCCTTCATCCCCATCGCCGCGTTCCCGGCATCCGAGGCCCCACACTGGCGCATCGGCGCCAAGCTGTATCTTGCCTTTGCATTGGTTTCGGCCGTCATTTTTGTTGGGATTCACTTTGCTTTCAAGtgggaggagaagaagaaggcgaagGAGGCGGTCAAGGAAGAGTCGACTGGCGAGCCGGATAATGCGCATTCGGGTGTCAAGTCTGTGGACATTGGGGAGAATGACAGTGCTGTTGCTGGCAACGAGGGTTTTGGGAAGTTCCAAGACAAGCCTTGA
- a CDS encoding PI31 proteasome regulator: MANPLTSQSVLQQMAEALPTHSKGDTTSDISSGYELPALLTHACMASLKFRLLGFDEEKRIGMATVLDNRAPGPQLTPTAEEEVQSLAPRLPASWNAGYGSLRFVYAHKQSSMTSIIRISKVGGKVEISGLAVGHDVIHRFEITTKDVINNAKLPLRITLTEDGSEDRSDLVEKLKEAFASESAVTKLIDQFKTEIIQKLIPKLQVEGYEESPDDRDAAENAQREGRAQAGRPGRPAPGDLPDPPRPYPVNDPLAQPPRRPIPAGDFPPPGFEDEYEINRPPRPLGVPGRSPYNIGHDDLNPPGLGPNDPLRASFIGGGGLPRPGGGGGMHPTFDDPLFGGPGAQGGGGYDPQAPPGARWDPLGPGGMPRHGGGRGNPFGGSGGFGGGFGGGFGGDII; this comes from the coding sequence ATGGCGAACCCACTCACCTCGCAGTCTGTACTGCAACAAATGGCAGAAGCCCTGCCTACCCACTCCAAAGGCGACACCACCTCGGACATTAGCAGCGGTTATGAGCTCCCTGCCCTCCTCACGCATGCCTGCATGGCGTCCCTCAAGTTCCGTCTTCTGGGGTTTGATGAGGAGAAGAGGATAGGTATGGCTACTGTCCTTGATAACCGTGCTCCAGGACCCCAGTTAACACCCACCGCAGAAGAAGAAGTCCAAAGCCTCGCCCCGCGTCTACCAGCATCATGGAACGCCGGCTATGGCTCTCTCCGCTTTGTCTACGCCCACAAGCAGTCGTCCATGACGTCCATTATTCGAATCAGCAAAGTTGGCGGCAAAGTCGAGATCAGCGGGCTCGCCGTCGGCCACGATGTCATCCACAGATTTGAAATCACGACAAAGGACGTCATCAATAACGCAAAGCTGCCTTTGCGCATCACACTCACCGAGGACGGCTCCGAAGACAGGAGCGACCTAGTCGAGAAGCTCAAGGAAGCTTTCGCATCAGAGTCTGCCGTCACCAAGCTGATTGATCAGTTCAAGACGGAGATTATCCAAAAGCTCATTCCCAAGTTGCAAGTTGAAGGCTATGAAGAGTCTCCCGACGACAGGGACGCAGCCGAGAACGCACAGAGAGAAGGCCGTGCCCAGGCCGGTCGTCCTGGACGGCCAGCACCCGGTGACCTGCCTGATCCCCCGCGCCCATACCCGGTCAATGATCCTCTCGCCCAGCCTCCCAGACGACCCATTCCTGCCGGAGACTTCCCACCGCCCGGATTTGAAGACGAGTATGAAATCAATAGACCCCCTCGCCCACTGGGGGTTCCCGGTCGATCACCCTACAATATTGGCCACGACGACCTCAACCCCCCTGGTCTTGGTCCCAATGACCCGCTGAGAGCATCTTTCATCGGTGGCGGCGGTCTCCCTCGACctggaggcggcggcggaatGCACCCGACATTTGATGACCCCCTTTTCGGAGGGCCGGGTGCCCAGGGAGGTGGCGGCTACGACCCCCAAGCGCCGCCGGGTGCTAGATGGGACCCCCTGGGTCCCGGTGGTATGCCAAGACACGGCGGGGGACGCGGAAACCCCTTTGGAGGCTCTGGTGGGTTCGGGGGAGGGTTTGGTGGAGGCTTCGGAGGAGACATCATCTAA